In a genomic window of Streptomyces roseoviridis:
- a CDS encoding DUF6421 family protein: protein MTEILVQDVTGGGTSTDAPVIDHPAWPELKNAVEELRPWQSADGSIDFAAEGAPTRAHAEQTVERIVAAVERLSPLLPHDAAYHEALVADLRKWAEGGFEVPDFLDALLAFQPAANRVDGLQHLVVFPMYTQNGNPDRNLEAVVLRMVWPQWLSELEATRYDNPLFCGITFEDFTAGYDTHSAVLFPETIAVREAPARFSWGGIFCDREAARFRKVTGAAVDILGIDLPEDIAAMVEDQERCEKAFVLWDMVHDRTHSHGDLPFDPFMIKQRQPFWMYGLEELRCDLTAFKEAVKLEAEGNAHGRDVQYAVLFDRMFRFPVSGDRNRNYDGLGGQLLFAYLHKHDVVRWTDNTLKIDWQRAPEVTNQLCGEIEQLYRDGIDRPKLVHWFKAYELVSTYLAPHPGSTWAKGPDALDLTQPPRKLVDDVLPDEFPLSMFYEALAKKLKGVIASTKGITAAKAARTEQVAA from the coding sequence ATGACGGAAATTCTTGTGCAGGACGTGACCGGTGGGGGGACTTCCACCGACGCTCCGGTGATCGACCACCCTGCATGGCCCGAGCTCAAGAATGCCGTGGAGGAGCTCCGCCCCTGGCAGAGCGCGGACGGCTCCATCGACTTCGCGGCGGAGGGCGCGCCGACCCGTGCCCACGCCGAGCAGACCGTCGAGCGCATCGTCGCCGCGGTCGAGCGGCTCTCCCCGCTGCTCCCGCACGACGCCGCCTACCACGAGGCGCTCGTCGCCGACCTGCGCAAGTGGGCCGAGGGCGGCTTCGAGGTCCCCGACTTCCTGGACGCGCTGCTCGCCTTCCAGCCGGCCGCGAACCGCGTGGACGGGCTCCAGCACCTCGTCGTCTTCCCCATGTACACCCAGAACGGCAACCCGGACCGCAACCTCGAAGCGGTCGTGCTGCGCATGGTGTGGCCGCAGTGGCTCTCCGAGCTGGAGGCCACCCGCTACGACAACCCGCTGTTCTGCGGCATCACCTTCGAGGACTTCACGGCCGGCTACGACACCCACTCGGCCGTCCTCTTCCCCGAGACCATCGCCGTGCGCGAGGCCCCGGCCCGCTTCAGCTGGGGCGGCATCTTCTGCGACCGCGAGGCGGCCCGCTTCCGCAAGGTCACCGGCGCGGCCGTCGACATCCTCGGCATCGACCTGCCCGAGGACATCGCCGCCATGGTCGAGGACCAGGAGCGCTGCGAGAAGGCGTTCGTCCTGTGGGACATGGTCCACGACCGCACCCACAGCCACGGCGACCTGCCCTTCGACCCGTTCATGATCAAGCAGCGCCAGCCGTTCTGGATGTACGGCCTGGAGGAGCTGCGCTGCGACCTCACCGCCTTCAAGGAGGCCGTGAAGCTGGAGGCCGAGGGCAACGCGCACGGCCGTGACGTGCAGTACGCGGTGCTCTTCGACCGGATGTTCCGCTTCCCCGTCTCCGGCGACCGCAACCGCAACTACGACGGTCTCGGCGGCCAGCTGCTCTTCGCGTACCTCCACAAGCACGACGTGGTGCGCTGGACCGACAACACGCTGAAGATCGACTGGCAGCGGGCCCCCGAGGTCACCAACCAGCTCTGCGGCGAGATCGAGCAGCTGTACCGCGACGGCATCGACCGCCCCAAGCTCGTCCACTGGTTCAAGGCGTACGAGCTGGTCTCCACCTACCTCGCGCCGCACCCGGGCTCCACCTGGGCCAAGGGCCCCGACGCCCTGGACCTGACCCAGCCGCCGCGCAAGCTCGTGGACGACGTGCTTCCGGACGAGTTTCCGCTCAGCATGTTCTATGAGGCCCTTGCCAAGAAGCTCAAGGGCGTGATCGCCTCCACCAAGGGCATCACCGCCGCGAAGGCCGCGCGCACCGAGCAGGTCGCCGCGTGA
- a CDS encoding low specificity L-threonine aldolase, producing the protein MTTALGSRTDARRHHDPSVRGFASDNYAGAHPEVLAAIALANGGHQVAYGEDQYTDHLQRIMHSHFGPSAEAFPVFNGTGANVTALQALTDRWGAVICAESAHINVDEGGAPERMGGLKLLTVPTPDGKLTPELIDRQAWGWEDEHRAMPQVVSITQNTELGTVYTVDEIRAIVEHAHSKGMKVHLDGARIANAAASLNVPMRAFTNAVGVDVISYGGTKNGMLFGEAVVVLNPDAVSHMKHLRKLSMQLASKMRFVSVQLEALLAKDLWLRNARHANAMAQRLAEGVRGVDGVEILYPVQANAVFARLPHDVSRRLQERFRFYFWDEAAGDVRWMCSFDTSEDDVDAFLQALKEEMAR; encoded by the coding sequence GTGACCACGGCCCTGGGCTCCAGGACCGACGCCCGTCGTCACCACGACCCGTCGGTCCGGGGCTTCGCCAGCGACAACTACGCCGGCGCCCACCCGGAGGTCCTCGCGGCCATCGCCCTCGCCAACGGCGGCCACCAGGTCGCCTACGGCGAGGACCAGTACACCGACCACCTGCAGCGGATCATGCACAGCCACTTCGGCCCCTCGGCCGAAGCCTTCCCGGTCTTCAACGGGACCGGGGCCAACGTGACCGCCCTGCAGGCGCTCACCGACCGCTGGGGCGCGGTCATCTGCGCCGAGTCCGCGCACATCAACGTGGACGAGGGCGGCGCGCCGGAGCGGATGGGCGGTCTGAAGCTGCTCACCGTCCCCACGCCGGACGGCAAGCTCACCCCCGAGCTCATCGACCGGCAGGCCTGGGGCTGGGAGGACGAGCACCGGGCGATGCCCCAAGTCGTCTCGATCACCCAGAACACCGAGCTCGGCACCGTCTACACGGTCGACGAGATCCGCGCCATCGTCGAGCACGCCCACTCCAAGGGCATGAAGGTCCACCTCGACGGCGCCCGCATAGCCAACGCGGCCGCGTCCCTGAACGTGCCCATGCGGGCGTTCACCAACGCGGTCGGCGTCGACGTCATCTCGTACGGCGGCACCAAGAACGGCATGCTGTTCGGCGAGGCCGTGGTCGTCCTCAACCCGGACGCGGTCAGCCACATGAAGCACCTGCGCAAGCTGTCCATGCAGCTCGCCTCCAAGATGCGCTTCGTGTCGGTCCAGCTGGAGGCGCTGCTCGCCAAGGACCTGTGGCTGCGCAACGCCCGGCACGCCAACGCGATGGCCCAGCGCCTCGCGGAGGGCGTGCGGGGCGTGGACGGGGTGGAGATCCTCTACCCGGTCCAGGCGAACGCCGTCTTCGCGCGGCTCCCGCACGACGTCAGCCGCCGCCTCCAGGAGCGCTTCCGCTTCTACTTCTGGGACGAGGCGGCCGGTGACGTGCGCTGGATGTGCTCCTTCGACACGTCGGAGGACGACGTGGACGCGTTCCTCCAGGCGCTGAAGGAGGAGATGGCGCGCTAG
- a CDS encoding SDR family oxidoreductase → MIGNGNGGALDGAVVAVAGAAGPAGRAALLRLAEAGATVVASDADPARLAEAVDAARYAHGGATVTGDTVDLLDLDATREWADKTEKEFGRIDGLVHLVGGWRGSPSFPETDLKDWDFLEKLLVRTVQHTSLAFHDGLLRSGGRGRYALISQVGAHKPVAGNAAYNAGKAAAEAWTLALADSFRKAGGEDGPQAAAAILVIKALVHDAMRAERPNAKFAGFTDVTDLADAIAGLWDRPAEEVNGQRLWLTPKP, encoded by the coding sequence ATGATCGGCAACGGAAACGGCGGAGCGCTGGACGGAGCCGTCGTGGCGGTCGCCGGCGCGGCCGGACCCGCGGGCCGCGCGGCGCTCCTGCGCCTCGCCGAGGCGGGGGCGACCGTCGTCGCCTCCGACGCCGACCCGGCGCGGCTCGCCGAAGCGGTCGACGCCGCCCGCTACGCCCACGGCGGCGCCACCGTCACCGGCGACACCGTCGACCTGCTCGACCTGGACGCCACCCGCGAGTGGGCCGACAAGACCGAGAAGGAGTTCGGCCGGATCGACGGTCTGGTCCACCTCGTCGGCGGCTGGCGCGGCAGCCCCTCCTTCCCGGAGACCGACCTGAAGGACTGGGACTTCCTGGAGAAGCTCCTGGTGCGCACGGTCCAGCACACCTCGCTGGCGTTCCACGACGGTCTGCTGCGCAGCGGCGGCCGCGGCCGCTACGCCCTGATCAGCCAGGTCGGCGCGCACAAGCCGGTCGCGGGCAACGCCGCGTACAACGCGGGCAAGGCCGCCGCCGAGGCGTGGACGCTCGCCCTCGCGGACTCCTTCCGCAAGGCGGGGGGCGAGGACGGCCCGCAGGCGGCTGCTGCGATCCTGGTGATCAAGGCACTGGTGCACGACGCCATGCGCGCCGAGCGCCCGAATGCGAAGTTCGCGGGCTTCACCGACGTCACGGACCTGGCCGACGCCATCGCCGGACTGTGGGACAGGCCCGCCGAGGAAGTGAATGGACAGCGCCTGTGGCTGACCCCCAAGCCGTGA